A genomic window from Gammaproteobacteria bacterium includes:
- a CDS encoding serine/threonine protein kinase yields the protein MTQRRQGEMLAARFRLLRPLGSGGLGEVWLAEDAREGRERALKLLADDLARHPAHVDRFRREFSVAQSLVHPAIVRPEEFVSDGNSHFFTMPVLPGGHVGERSGESWSAVARRLLPVCDALAYAHRKGVVHGDIKPQNILLDESGAACLTDFGAAVLPDAAEDGRVRRPGGSLAYMSPQRLEGRSARTSDDVYGLGCVIHELLCGFPPFSPDISEEAIRGGKLAAPAAPEGRPQLPDELAELVTAMLARDEDSRPVTIQAVRAALDEILAESATTETPSEAAAIVARARAGAHTDAADGPPAPALQRSSGVPIWVAYALGGVLLAGAAVLFFVLPRFAEERASRRPPPERIIQETEAPRQDMQLLRIQREAADAAMGDMLQDRNYLATLQPSLWSGGAWEQAIAEEEKGDGFYRRREYPDAQGAYGTAGAMLSELREQAPDIGRAALEEALQAIESGDQATALAELEKAGILLGATDPEVQSASRRAARVPETMQAVAEARASGREGSLEEQRTAWQAVLGIDPERQSARRELSAVNARINQQLFNSRMSRGHAALGEGDVEAARTAFEAAAKQRPNDPGPVEALAALELEERGQRLAQLQAAAMAGRFAEDWPRAAENYRGMLEIDSNIVAAQRGLAEAERRARLDEALENTIANARLLNRDDSWQRGKRLLDEAAAIPAPGSRLDGQLNRLEQALAVAATPAPVWLRSDGLTEVTIFHVGRLGSFDSRMLELRPGAYTAVGTRDGFRDVRREFIVAPEGLPEPLVLICTDPI from the coding sequence ATGACCCAAAGAAGACAAGGCGAGATGCTGGCAGCGCGGTTCCGCCTGCTGCGCCCCCTGGGTTCCGGCGGACTGGGTGAGGTCTGGCTTGCGGAAGATGCGCGGGAGGGCCGTGAACGGGCCCTGAAGTTGCTGGCGGATGACCTTGCGCGGCATCCGGCCCATGTCGATCGCTTCCGGCGCGAATTTTCGGTCGCCCAGTCGCTGGTCCATCCGGCCATCGTGCGCCCGGAGGAGTTCGTTTCCGACGGCAACAGCCATTTTTTCACGATGCCCGTCCTGCCGGGCGGTCATGTCGGAGAACGGTCCGGCGAATCCTGGAGCGCCGTCGCAAGGCGCCTGCTGCCGGTATGCGACGCGCTGGCGTATGCGCACCGCAAGGGCGTGGTACACGGCGATATCAAACCGCAGAACATCCTGCTGGACGAGTCGGGCGCGGCCTGCCTGACGGACTTCGGCGCCGCCGTGCTGCCGGATGCAGCCGAAGACGGACGGGTCCGGCGCCCGGGAGGCTCGCTGGCCTATATGAGTCCGCAACGGCTCGAGGGCCGCTCCGCCCGGACCAGCGATGACGTGTATGGGCTGGGCTGCGTCATCCATGAGTTGCTGTGCGGCTTTCCGCCGTTCTCGCCGGACATAAGCGAAGAAGCCATACGCGGCGGCAAACTGGCTGCCCCCGCTGCTCCCGAAGGGCGCCCGCAACTTCCCGATGAGCTGGCCGAACTGGTTACCGCGATGCTCGCGCGCGACGAGGACTCAAGGCCGGTAACCATCCAGGCCGTACGGGCCGCACTGGACGAAATTCTGGCGGAATCCGCCACCACCGAAACGCCGTCAGAGGCCGCCGCCATCGTCGCGAGGGCTCGCGCCGGCGCCCACACCGATGCCGCCGACGGGCCGCCGGCGCCGGCGCTGCAACGCAGCTCCGGAGTGCCCATATGGGTGGCTTACGCGTTGGGAGGTGTCCTGCTGGCGGGGGCAGCGGTCCTGTTCTTCGTGTTGCCGAGGTTCGCCGAGGAACGCGCAAGCCGGCGCCCACCGCCGGAGCGCATTATTCAGGAGACCGAGGCGCCCCGCCAGGACATGCAGCTGTTGAGAATCCAGCGCGAAGCGGCCGACGCCGCCATGGGCGACATGTTGCAGGACCGGAACTATCTCGCGACACTGCAGCCTTCCCTGTGGTCGGGCGGCGCCTGGGAACAGGCCATTGCCGAGGAAGAGAAAGGGGACGGCTTCTATCGCCGACGCGAGTATCCGGACGCGCAGGGCGCATACGGTACAGCGGGTGCGATGCTGAGCGAGCTGCGCGAACAGGCGCCGGATATTGGCCGCGCGGCCCTGGAAGAAGCGCTGCAGGCTATCGAATCAGGCGATCAGGCCACCGCCCTGGCGGAACTCGAAAAGGCCGGAATTCTTCTCGGGGCAACCGATCCGGAAGTGCAGTCCGCATCCCGGCGGGCGGCCCGGGTGCCGGAAACCATGCAGGCCGTGGCCGAAGCGCGGGCCAGCGGGCGTGAAGGCAGCCTGGAGGAGCAGCGGACCGCCTGGCAGGCGGTGCTCGGGATCGACCCCGAGCGGCAGTCGGCCCGCAGGGAGCTGTCGGCGGTGAACGCGCGGATCAATCAGCAACTGTTCAACTCGCGAATGTCGCGCGGCCATGCGGCGCTGGGAGAGGGCGATGTCGAAGCGGCCCGGACCGCGTTCGAGGCCGCCGCGAAACAGCGCCCGAACGACCCGGGGCCGGTCGAAGCCCTTGCCGCGCTGGAGCTTGAGGAACGCGGTCAGCGGCTGGCTCAACTCCAGGCGGCCGCAATGGCGGGCAGATTCGCGGAAGACTGGCCCAGGGCGGCTGAAAATTACCGCGGCATGCTCGAGATCGACTCGAATATCGTCGCAGCGCAGCGCGGACTGGCCGAGGCCGAGAGGCGCGCGCGCCTGGACGAGGCACTGGAAAACACCATCGCCAATGCCCGGTTGCTGAACCGGGACGACTCCTGGCAACGCGGCAAGCGCCTGCTGGACGAAGCCGCGGCGATTCCCGCTCCCGGCTCGCGCCTTGACGGGCAGCTCAACCGCCTGGAGCAGGCCTTGGCCGTGGCGGCCACCCCGGCGCCGGTGTGGCTGCGTTCGGACGGCCTTACCGAGGTGACCATTTTTCACGTCGGCCGCCTGGGAAGTTTCGACAGCCGCATGCTTGAACTTCGCCCCGGTGCATACACCGCTGTCGGAACCCGTGACGGCTTTCGTGACGTGCGCCGCGAGTTCATCGTGGCGCCGGAAGGACTGCCGGAACCGCTGGTTCTGATCTGCACGGATCCCATCTGA
- a CDS encoding pyridoxal-phosphate dependent enzyme, with product MTVQGPPSLAEIRAYREIVKDRIVRTPVHEWRGTEVGKRAPDMRISIKFELLQMTGTFKARGALAWMLSLPEEKVRQGVTAVSAGNHAVAVSWAAHVMGAPAHVVIISPANPARIQQARAWGARVELIDNAEAAFQRVLNIEKEDGKTLVHPFEGRSIAIGTGALGMEWLEQAPDLDALVIPVGGGGLIAGVGAAVKQIRPEIAVYGAEPFGADSMFQSLASNKAVDASRVDSIADSLRAPNAREYSFSLASRHMDDLGRVGDDEIREAMRLILQELKMMVEPACATATAAALGPLRERLEGKHVGVLLCGSNIDLATFSRLIN from the coding sequence ATGACTGTTCAGGGTCCCCCCTCACTCGCCGAGATTCGCGCCTACAGGGAAATTGTCAAAGACCGTATCGTGCGCACACCCGTGCACGAATGGCGCGGAACGGAGGTCGGCAAGCGCGCGCCGGACATGCGCATATCGATCAAGTTCGAGCTGTTGCAGATGACCGGCACGTTCAAGGCCAGGGGCGCGCTGGCCTGGATGCTGTCCCTGCCGGAGGAAAAGGTAAGGCAGGGCGTTACCGCCGTCAGCGCCGGCAACCACGCCGTTGCCGTATCCTGGGCGGCGCATGTGATGGGCGCGCCGGCCCACGTCGTGATCATTTCTCCCGCCAATCCGGCGCGGATTCAACAGGCGAGGGCCTGGGGCGCCAGGGTGGAGCTGATCGACAACGCGGAAGCCGCCTTTCAGCGGGTCCTGAACATCGAGAAGGAGGATGGCAAGACTTTGGTGCATCCATTCGAGGGACGTTCGATCGCCATCGGCACGGGCGCTCTCGGAATGGAGTGGCTGGAGCAGGCGCCGGACCTGGACGCGCTCGTGATCCCCGTCGGAGGAGGGGGGTTGATCGCCGGTGTGGGCGCGGCCGTCAAGCAAATTCGTCCGGAGATTGCCGTGTACGGGGCGGAGCCTTTTGGCGCCGATTCGATGTTCCAGAGCCTCGCCAGCAACAAAGCGGTCGACGCGAGTCGCGTCGATTCGATCGCCGACAGCCTGCGGGCGCCCAACGCGCGGGAATACAGCTTTTCACTGGCCAGCCGCCATATGGACGATCTCGGACGGGTCGGCGATGACGAGATCCGCGAGGCGATGCGGCTGATCCTGCAGGAACTGAAGATGATGGTGGAGCCTGCCTGCGCGACCGCGACGGCCGCTGCCCTCGGACCGTTGCGCGAACGGCTGGAGGGCAAGCACGTGGGCGTGCTGCTGTGCGGATCCAACATCGACCTCGCCACCTTCAGCCGCCTGATCAACTGA